In Thiofilum sp., the genomic window AATCAAACGACTCACGGTCACACCAATTGCTTCCCACAGACGGCGTACTTCACGATTGCGCCCTTCACGTAAAATCACATGATACCAATGATTCGCACCTTCGCCGCCTGCCTCTTTGACCGAATCAAATTTAGCGGGGCCGTCTTCTAATTCAACACCCGTTTCTAGTTGCTGAATCATGTCGGGAGTCACTTCGCCTAATACCCGCACGGCATATTCACGTTCCACCTCAGTAGAGGGGTGCATCAATTTATTGGCTAATTCACCATCGGTTGTAAATAGCAATAAACCATCGGTATTCACGTCTAAGCGTCCTACCATCACCCAACGCCCCTGTTGTAAACGGGGCAGATTTTGAAACACGGTAGGGCGACCTTCAGGGTCAGAGCGTGTACACATTTCGCCCGCTTTTTTGTGATACATAATCACTTTAGGGGTAGCGGCGAGACGCGATTCTAAGTGAATACGGCGACCTTTGAGGCTAATCTGATCGTTGGTTTCAATCAGTTGACCTAGTTCAGCAGGTTTGCCGTTAATTGTTACCTCGCCTGCTGCAATCCAGCGTTCAATTTCACGGCGTGAACCATAGCCTGCATGGGCTAGTAATTTCTGAATACGTTCTTTCATTCGGGCAAGGTCTGGAAAATCAAAGTACCATTATGCCATTGTCTGATAGGAAATACACAATATGATCGGTATGGGTTCCTCACGCACCCAGCGCCCCCACACGGATCGGCGCGATTGGGATAATTTAAAATCAGTATTGCCTTTTTTACTCGATTTTCGCGGGCGAGCTATTTTTGCCCTCAGTTGCTTAGTCCTTTCAAAAGTAGCAACCGTTGGCGTTCCGGTCATGCTCAAAGGCATTGTCGATGCATTAGAGCGTAAACCAGAACAAGTATTAGTGCTGCCCATAGCTTTATTATTAGGTTATGGCTTATTACGTTTATTAAGCGCTGCATTTAATGAGTTGCGTGATGTGGTGTTTGCACGGGTGCGTTATCGAGCCATGCGGCGCTTATCGTTGCGTGTTTTAGAGCATTTACATACTCAATCCTTACGCTTCCATTTAGAGCGCAAAATTGGGGCTATTAGTCGAGACTTAGAGCGCGGTACACGTTCGGTCAGTTCGTTAATGAACTTTATGACCTTTAGCATTATCCCCATAGCGGTAGAGTTTTTATTAGTAGGCATTATTTTGCTGAAGGAGTATCCACCTGTCTTTGCGCTCATTACTTTTGGCACAATAGCAGTGTATGTGCTGTTCACTTTGCGCATGGCCGATTGGCGCATGGATGATCGCCATACTATGAATACCCTTGATTCCCAAGCCAATAACCAAGCAATTGATAGCCTCGTTAACTATGAAACGGTGAAGTATTTTAATAATGAGCACTTAGAGCTAGAGCGTTACGATAAAACCTTAAATGAGTGGGAAGGCTATGCAGTTAAAAGTCAAGCCAGTATGTCGCTACTCAATTTTGGGCAATCCGCCATTATTGCTATTGGTGTGACCATTATTATGTGGGTCGCGGCACAGGATGTACTGACAGGGGCTATGACCATTGGTAGCCTAGTAATGGTCAATGCTTTTATGTTGCAATTGTTTATACCCTTAAATTCATTAGGCATGATCTATCGCTCGTTAAAGTACACACTCGCGGACATGGATACGGTGTTTCGTCTCCTAGAGCAACCGCCTGAAATTCAAGATACAACTAATGCTAAGCCCTTAGTAGTGGAGCAAGGAGCAGTAAGTTTTGAAAATGTGGAGTTTGGCTATCAGGCGGATCGGCAAATTTTGCATGGTTTAACTTTAACCATTCCGGCAGGTAAAACAGTGGCAGTGGTGGGACATAGTGGTGCGGGTAAATCGACTTTAGCACGCCTGCTATATCGTTTTTATGATGTCACGGGGGGCGCTATTTTCATTGATGGGCAAGATATTCGTTCAGTCACTCAAGAAAGTCTGCGCCGAGCGATTGGCATAGTGCCGCAAGATACCGTGCTATTTAATGAAACGTTACGCTTTAACCTGCAATACGGTAAACCGGATGCAACTCAAGCCGATTTAGAGCAAGCTGCTCGCATGGCGCATATTGCTGAGTTTATTGAAAAGCTACCCGAAGGTTGGGATACGGTGGTGGGTGAGCGTGGTTTGAAGCTATCGGGCGGTGAGAAACAGCGGGTGGCCATTGCTAGAGCGATATTAAAGCAGCCGCCGATTTTGATTTTTGATGAAGCCACCTCATCACTGGATAGTACTACCGAGCGAGCGATTCAACGTACTTTAGAAGAGGTCGCAGGCGAGCATACTACACTGATTATTGCCCATCGTTTATCTACGATTGTGAATGCCGATCAGATCGTTGTATTAGACGCAGGACGAGTAGTTGAGCAGGGGACACATCAAGCGTTATTAGCCTTGAAAGGACATTATGCAGCGCTGTGGGAATTACAGCAGCAAGAGGATCAGGATTGATAAGTGCCAGAAAAAGTAAGCGTGTGTTGATAGAACGGAATCAATACACGCTTACTTTTCGATAGATGCTGAGCGCGTTTTAACTCTTAGCGCCATAAATCATTTCATCGGCTGCTTCTTGAGCGCTTTGATTAGCAGGCGCTTGTGCTAAACGCTCATTAGTGACAGGTATTTGGGATAAATGTGCTAAAGAGCTAACTTGGGCGCGTAATTGCTCTAATAGCTCCTTAGATTGCTCACAATTGGCTTGGCATTGAGCTTGAAATAGTTCAATGCTTTGGGCATAGCGCTTGGCTTGGGCATTTAAAGTGTCTGCTTGTTCAGCGGCTTGCTTAAGCGTGCTAATCCATTCCGTACTTTGACGTTGTTCTTGCTCAGCTTGTAGGCGCAAATCGCGTAAACGCATTAGGTCACGACTTTGCGTTTGGGGGCGTAAAAACAGTAGGGCAATAGTGGCTGCTGCTAGAGCAATACCGATAATAGTCCAATCAGTGATATTGAGCATAGTGATAACCTATTCTGGGGTTTTTTATTATTTTAATGAATCAAACCAGTCATTAATCTGAACTGGGCTTAGGTTTAACTATTTTTAGGGCGCAGTAAAAAGGTGCGGCGATAACCGGTAACACCTTGAGCCATAATTTCGCCGTTATGACCTGCTCCTAGGTATAAATCAATGCGAGCATGTCCTTGAATATTCCCACCCCGATCTTGGGCAAAAAGTAATTGCCACTGCGTACCTTGCTCGCGCCCATTAGCGTCCAGCACAGGGAGTTCAGCCAATAATATCGAGCCTAGTGGAATATGTTTATCATCCACTGCCACGGTATGCCAAGGAATCACGGGTGCGCCAATAGAGGTTTTAGGGCGACCTTGTTTAAGGTTAAAAAATACAAAGCGCGGATTAGAGGTCAAAACTTCAGCGATTTTATCAGGGTTAGCATATAGCCATGCTTTAATAGACTCATTACCAAAGCCAGAGGTTTTGTAGCCCTTAGCTTTTAAGTAATTAGCTATTTGCCGATAAGGGTGTCCATTATTACCCGCATAAGTCAGAGTAGCTAAACTACCATCCGGAAAAATAGCATGAGCCGCACCTTGGATTTGGGCAAAATATAAATCAATGGGATTATCCGTCCACGCAATTTCTAAACCCTTACCCGCTAAAGCACCGCGCTTAATATCCGCATGACTAGGCAGTCGGTTATTTTTAGGCTTAGTGTAAATAGGAAACCTAAAACGTCGATCAGGCGTGCGCTTAACATTCAAGGTGGGCGTAATATAGCCCGTATACATGGCTCCCCGCCCTTGAGGGTCAGCATTAATTTCCTGCAAAAAAAACATCTCAGCTAGGCTTTGTGGATTACCGCGATTCCATGATTGCAGACGTTTAATGGTTTGCTCTAATTCTTGTTTGCTCAACTGTACTGAGGAGTTTAGAAATTGCTGCTTCGGTGCACGCTTTAAATATCTAGCCTGCTCTTGCAAGGCCTCTTGAATAGTCGCATTACGGGATAGGCATTGATGCGTTTCACTCATGGTGTGGGCTAAAGAGCAGTTTTGTGCACGCGGTGCGGGAGGAATGGGTTCGGTTAATAAAGAGCCACGAGGTTGTTTATATCCTCGCATTTGGGATTGATAGCTAGTTTTAGTTTTCTCAATACCTAACTGGATAAACTCTTCGGTTAAAGAGCTGTAGGCATTTTGGCTTGCTAGGCAAGCACTGAGTAATAAACTACAAAGGGGCAGTCGCTTCATGGGTGCAGGGTTAGCTTGTAATTATTATAATGTCCTCAGTGTAGGTTTTGGTTCTGAATGCCCTCTTACTGTGCGGATGAGTGGTCTAATTGCCGATGAAATGAGCAGAATTGCGATAAATGGTAGGTTGGCAAAAGGTTGGCTGTGACCTTAAGCGTTTTGCGTTAGGCTAGCCTTATCTAAGCTAGGTGAGTATCCGAACCCATGCAACAAGCCCTGTATTGGCGAGCCTTACAAGCTATCACTTCGCGCGAAACCATCAAGTTTTGGCATCAGCGCGGGCGGCTACTCTCGGCATTGGTGCGCCCCGCCTTATGGTTATTAGTCTTTGCAGCAGGTTTTCAAAATATCTTTGGCGTGTCGATCATCCCGCCCTACGACACCTATATTGAATATCAAGTCTACGTCGTGCCCGGATTGCTTGGCATGGTCTTACTATTCAATGGCATGCAATCGTCTCTTGCGATGGTTTATGATCGCGAAATGGGCTTAATGCGTCTACTACTCACCGCACCCTTACCACGCTGGTATTTATTACTGTGCAAACTACTCGCCGGAACGTTTTTATCGGTATTACAAGCCTATGCTTTCTTAGCCTTATGTGTATTGTTTAAAGTCGATATTCCTTTATTGGGCTGGTTATATGTGCTCATTCCTATGATATTGGTGGGCATGATGTTAGGGGCTTTGGGGCTATTACTCTCAGTCAGTATTAAACAATTAGAAAATTTTGCTGGAACCATGAATTTTGTCATTTTCCCCATGTTCTTTTTATCTACAGCATTATATCCCCTGTGGAAATTACAAGAATCGGGTGCAGAAGTGGTTTATCAAGTCGCACGTTTTAATCCATTTACTCATGCAGTGGAGTTAATCCGCTTTGCGCTCTATGGGCAATTTAACGGTGTTGCTTTAGCAGTAGTCATAATGGCTGGATTGGTATTTTTTGCTTTGGCAGTTTGGGGCTATAACCCGCAATACGGCATGGCTAAAAAAGTGGGTGCAGTGAGTTAATAGGAGTTTGTCCCCCCTCCCTAGCCCTCCCCCCGAAATGGGGGAAGGGAATAAGAGGATGCAGTTTTTTATTCTTCACTCCCTTCCGCCCCTTGTGGGGGAAGGGTCGGGGAAGGGGGAAGCAAACCCACCAATAAGATTTTCAGGAGGAGTATTTCAAAATGTTTTCAATCAAACCTATGGTTAAACGCTTGGCTTTAGTAGCGACTTTAGCAGCCGCATTAGGTACAAGTGCTTATGCAGAAGACTTAGCAAAAATCAAAATTGGCGCTTTAAAATTCGGTACAGTGAATTGGCTTTTAGAAACGATTAAAAATAATGACCTAGCCAAAAAAAATGGCGTGGATTTAGAGATCGTTGAGTTAAGTGGTAAAGATGCTTCTCAAGTGGCTTTGCAAGGTAAAGCCGTTGATATAGTGGTGACTGATTGGCTCTGGGTCACACGCTTACGTTCAGAAGGTACACCTTATACCTTTGCCCCTTATTCCAATGCGGTTGGTAGCTTAATGATGAACCCTAAAGTAGGAGCAAAAAGTATTGCTGATTTGCAGGGTAAAAAGATTGGGGTAGCAGGGGGGGCTGTCGATAAGAGCTGGTTATTAATGCGAGCTTATAGCCAAAAAGAAATCGGTAAAGATTTAAAGGATGTGGTCGAGCCACAGTTTGGTGCTCCACCTTTACTTAATGAATTGGCCCTCAAAGGCGATCTAGATGGTGTGATTACCTTTTGGAATTATGCTGCTCCCCTGAAAGCCGCTGGTTTTGACACGATGATGCCTTTGCCCGAAGTACTCAAAGCGTTAGGTGTTAATCGTCCTTTGCCCTTGATTGGTTGGGTATTTGATGAAAAATGGGCGGATGCTAATAAGACTGCTGTACAAAGTTTCTTAAAAGCAACAGAAGAAGCCCAACAAATCCTTTTAAGCTCAGATGAAGAGTGGACAAAACTACGTCCCATGATGAAGGCTGAGGAGGATAAATTATTTACCGAATTACGTGATCTCTATCGTGCAGGGATTCCTAAATGCTTTGGTAAGGCTGAGCAAGAGGCTTCTGCAAAAGCGTTTACCCTTTTAGCGGGTTTAGGGGGCAGTGAATTAGTAGGTGAGGCTAAGGAACTGGCGGCTGGCACATTTTGGTCAGGTGTGGCGGATAAACCTTGCCCCTAAATGATTAACTAATGAGTACTTTACGCATTGAGTGGGATAAATGGGGGCGCTTAGCGTCCCTAGGATTATTTTTTGTCGTGTGGCAATTGGCTGCACTGTATGCTCAAACGAAAGTACTGCCTACCCCGATAGCGGTATTTGCTCGCTTAGGTGATGAATTAGTCTCTGGTGAATTACTGTTTCATTTAAGCATGACCTTAATGCGCGTCGCGTTTGCCTTTGCTTTAGCCATGTTCGTGGGCGTAGTGCTGGGTATTATGATGGGGGCAAAACCACGCTGGAATTATTGGCTCGATAGCTTATTGATTTTATTTCTGAATATTCCCGCCTTAGTACTGATTATTTTGTGTTATGTCTGGTTTGGCTTAACTGATGCCGCCGCGATTTTAGCGGTAGCTCTGAATAAAATCCCCACCGTAGCCATCAATTTACGCGAAGGAACGCGGGCGGTAGATAAAGGTTTATTAGAGGTCGCACAGGTTTATCATGTGTCACGTTGGGATACCTTTTGGCAAGTGTACTGGCCGCAACTTTACCCGTATTTATTTGCAGCTGGGCGTAATGGTTTAGCACTGATTTGGAAAATTGTTTTAGTAGTAGAGCTGTTAGGACGCAGTAATGGAGTGGGGTTTCAATTAGGCACATTCTTTCAGTACTTTGATATTACTGGAATCTTGGCTTATACCATTGCCTTTGTGGGCGTAGTCTTGCTCTTAGAAAGTACCGTCGTGCGCCCCCTAGAAAAACGCTTAAATCGGTGGCGGGCATGAGTGTAGTATTAGATATTCAAGATAAAACCTTTGCGAATGGTACTCAAGCTTTAGGGCCACTACAGCTAAGCATACAAACGGGTGAATTTGTGGCTATCGTAGGGCCTTCGGGTGCGGGTAAAACTACATTATTGCGCCTGATTGCCGGTTTAGATAATGAATACTCCGGCACGATTCAATTGCCTAGTACTGCAAGCACTTCGCTCGATACTGCTTTCTTATTTCAAGAGCCACGTTTAATGCCTTGGTTGAGTGTCATAGATAATATTCGCCTAGTGATTCCTAAAGCAGAACGAGTCCTCTATGAGCCGCGTATTAAGCCATTATTAGAGCAAGTGGGTTTACATCAGTTTGCTAATGCCTATCCTAAAGAGTTATCCGGTGGTATGGCGCGACGCGTAGCACTGGTGCGAGCTTTTGTACGTAATCCAGCCTTGCTATTAATGGATGAGCCGTTTCAAGCCTTAGATGCGCCCACTGCGAATCAATTACGCCAAATGGTGTTGGAGCTATGGCACAATACGCGTTGCACCGTCATGCTGGTCACACATAGTTTGCGGGAAGCGCTGATGCTGGCGGATCGGGTAGTATTTTTATCAGCGCGTCCTTCACACATAGTACTGGATTATCCAGTAAATCTAACCCGCCCGCGCACTATCGAAAGTACGGAAATACACGAATTACACCAAGCCCTTTTAACCCAATACCCTGATCTATTAAGTGGCAGTATTAGCGAGGTCGAGCCATGTTAAGTGTGCAAAATGTGTCTAAATCGTATGGCTCCACTCTGGCACTCGATAAGATTAGTTTTAACTTGGAGTCAGGGTTTTACGCCTTATTAGGGCCAAATGGTGCGGGTAAAAGTACTTTGTTTCAGTTACTCACTGGATTATTCACCCCCGATCAGGGTGAAATTAAAGTACTCGATATATCGATTAAGGATCATCTGCCTCAGGTGCTTGCGCAAATAGGCGTTGTGTTTCAGCAAATTGCCTTGGATTTAGATTTAACCGTGCAGGCGAATTTACAGTTTTATGGGCTATTGCACGGTTTATCGAAAGCAGACATTAAACAGCGCAGCACTGAGGAGTTAGAGCGTTTAGGTCTAGCTGAGGTACTCACCAAAACCTGTCGTTCATTAAGTGGTGGCAATCGGCGCAAGGTGGAGCTAGCGCGTGCTCTGCTTACACATCCTAAAGTGCTTCTCATGGACGAAGCTACCGTAGGACTGGATCCCGCCTCGCGTGAGTCATTATTAAATCAGGTACACCAACTATGTATTGAGCGCCAAATGTGCGTATTGTGGGCGACTCATTTAATTGATGAAGCAGAGCAAGCTAAGCAAGTACTCGTCCTCCACAAGGGTAAATTATTAGCACAAGATGCGCCACAGTCTATTGTGCAAGCGAGTGCTGAAGCAGACTTATTAGCCGCCTTTTTAAAGCTATCGGGTCAACCAAACACTTTAGATAAGCCCAAAGTACGTAGCCTTTAAGTTGCCTTCAACCTTTATCCGCTCGAAATACCTTAAAGCGTTCGCCCATTTCAGCGGGTAGGGTGAGGATACGTACTTGTTGAGCAAGGGAGTAACTAAGCTCAGGGTTGGAGAATACGAGTTGTTGAAAGTGTTGTTCTAAACCATTTTGTATTAAAAAATGAGCTTGACTCGTCCAGTCGGTGCTATGAAAGCCAGCTTTGACAGCCGCTTGAGTTAAAGCATCAAAATCGACACTGGCGGTAATATCTTGTAATCCCGAATAGAGCAGAGGGTTATCGTGTACATGATGGCGATAGAAGCATTGCAAAGTGCCTTGGGTGCGATCAGGGTGATAGTATTCAGCCTGTGAGTAGCCATAATCAATCAGTAGTAAAAAGCCCTTCGTTAATAAAGCACCTAGGGTATTCACCCAAGCATTCAGTTGTGGGTTGAGTTCAGTGGTATAGCCTGCAATAGAGGGTAGTGACAAGTCAGCTATTAAAGCTTGCAAGTGCTGCGGTGCAGTGCGAGTGGTGAAAGCAAGTTGATGATTGTGCTCAGTCACATGCACCTGCTGATACTGACCTTGTTCATAGCGTATTAATTCAATCGGCATAGCATCGAGCACTTCATTACCCAAGATAATACCTTGGAAGCTCTGATCAGGCAGGCGTTCTAGCCAAGTAATACGATCCATCAAATGCGGTAGCCTTGCTTGGAGTGTGGCAAGTTGTTGTGCTTTCAGGCTAGGGCTAGGCTCTAATAGGTAATAGTGTTGAGGTAAAGCGTCTTGACTTTCCCAGTAGCTCAGCAAAGCAGCCGCCATTTTGCCACTACCTGCACCCAATTCTAGTACGGTACTATTAGGTTCGCTGTGTAAGAAAGCTAAACAATGTTGGGCTATACCCATTGAGAATAAGTCGGATAATTCGGGTGCTGTTATAAAATCGCCTTGTGTGCCAATACAGGTTTTACCTGCAACGTAGTAACCTAGTTGGGGCGCGTATAACGCTTGATTCATATAGTCATAAAAGCTCATGGAATGCGTAGGACTCGCTTGAATCTGGTGCATAATGAGGTTTTGCAAGGTTTGGCTATGAGCTAATTCTTCAGCGCTAGGTACAGGTAAAGACAGGCGTTGCATACGATTAATTTAATCCTAGGGGGTCGGCATTGGGAGTCAATACTTTACAGGGTAAAACCATTCTATTAACAGGGGCAGCGAAACGTATTGGTGCAGTCACCGCGCGTTTTTTACAGGCTCAAGGCGCTACAGTTATTATCCATTATCATCAGGCTGAGCAGGAAGCCCAACAACTAGCTCAGGACTTAAATGCATTGCGTGCTAATTCCTGTGCTTTGGTACGCGGTAATTTATTAGATACTGAGCATTTAAAAAATTTAGTGCAGGAAGCGGTAGCTTATACGGGACGCTTAGATGTGCTCATCAATAATGCATCGACCTACTATGCCACACCATTGGAAACCTTAACGCTAGCGCAATGGGATGATCTTACTGGAGTTAATGTAAAAGCACCGATTTTTTTAGCTCAGGCAGCGGCTCCCTATCTTAAGCAAGTCCAAGGCTCGATTGTGAATATGGTCGATATTCACGGTATGCGTCCTCATAATGGCTATATCGCCTATGGGGTGGCAAAAGCTGGTTTGGTCATGGCTACCCAGTTATTAGCACGAGAATTAGGATCAGAGGTTCGTGTGAATGGTGTAGCACCAGGGGCGATATTATGGCCAGAGCAGGGGGTTTCTAGCGAACATCAAGCTAATACGTTATCGCGCACCGCTTTAAAGCGGGCTGGCACACCCGAAGACATCGCCAAAGCGATTAGTTTTTTGATTCAGGATGCGTCCTACATCACCGGACAAA contains:
- the rluB gene encoding 23S rRNA pseudouridine(2605) synthase RluB; this encodes MKERIQKLLAHAGYGSRREIERWIAAGEVTINGKPAELGQLIETNDQISLKGRRIHLESRLAATPKVIMYHKKAGEMCTRSDPEGRPTVFQNLPRLQQGRWVMVGRLDVNTDGLLLFTTDGELANKLMHPSTEVEREYAVRVLGEVTPDMIQQLETGVELEDGPAKFDSVKEAGGEGANHWYHVILREGRNREVRRLWEAIGVTVSRLIRVRYGTIGLPRYLRQGHAEELDVKTLRKLYESVGLSFEDGTLDAHKPVRRTSPERGDRVKRPSATKRFERESARDTEGRRSSRRPSSSMPTPRTSAPRPTGRHR
- a CDS encoding ABC transporter ATP-binding protein/permease — protein: MIGMGSSRTQRPHTDRRDWDNLKSVLPFLLDFRGRAIFALSCLVLSKVATVGVPVMLKGIVDALERKPEQVLVLPIALLLGYGLLRLLSAAFNELRDVVFARVRYRAMRRLSLRVLEHLHTQSLRFHLERKIGAISRDLERGTRSVSSLMNFMTFSIIPIAVEFLLVGIILLKEYPPVFALITFGTIAVYVLFTLRMADWRMDDRHTMNTLDSQANNQAIDSLVNYETVKYFNNEHLELERYDKTLNEWEGYAVKSQASMSLLNFGQSAIIAIGVTIIMWVAAQDVLTGAMTIGSLVMVNAFMLQLFIPLNSLGMIYRSLKYTLADMDTVFRLLEQPPEIQDTTNAKPLVVEQGAVSFENVEFGYQADRQILHGLTLTIPAGKTVAVVGHSGAGKSTLARLLYRFYDVTGGAIFIDGQDIRSVTQESLRRAIGIVPQDTVLFNETLRFNLQYGKPDATQADLEQAARMAHIAEFIEKLPEGWDTVVGERGLKLSGGEKQRVAIARAILKQPPILIFDEATSSLDSTTERAIQRTLEEVAGEHTTLIIAHRLSTIVNADQIVVLDAGRVVEQGTHQALLALKGHYAALWELQQQEDQD
- a CDS encoding MltA domain-containing protein, producing the protein MKRLPLCSLLLSACLASQNAYSSLTEEFIQLGIEKTKTSYQSQMRGYKQPRGSLLTEPIPPAPRAQNCSLAHTMSETHQCLSRNATIQEALQEQARYLKRAPKQQFLNSSVQLSKQELEQTIKRLQSWNRGNPQSLAEMFFLQEINADPQGRGAMYTGYITPTLNVKRTPDRRFRFPIYTKPKNNRLPSHADIKRGALAGKGLEIAWTDNPIDLYFAQIQGAAHAIFPDGSLATLTYAGNNGHPYRQIANYLKAKGYKTSGFGNESIKAWLYANPDKIAEVLTSNPRFVFFNLKQGRPKTSIGAPVIPWHTVAVDDKHIPLGSILLAELPVLDANGREQGTQWQLLFAQDRGGNIQGHARIDLYLGAGHNGEIMAQGVTGYRRTFLLRPKNS
- a CDS encoding ABC transporter permease, whose amino-acid sequence is MQQALYWRALQAITSRETIKFWHQRGRLLSALVRPALWLLVFAAGFQNIFGVSIIPPYDTYIEYQVYVVPGLLGMVLLFNGMQSSLAMVYDREMGLMRLLLTAPLPRWYLLLCKLLAGTFLSVLQAYAFLALCVLFKVDIPLLGWLYVLIPMILVGMMLGALGLLLSVSIKQLENFAGTMNFVIFPMFFLSTALYPLWKLQESGAEVVYQVARFNPFTHAVELIRFALYGQFNGVALAVVIMAGLVFFALAVWGYNPQYGMAKKVGAVS
- a CDS encoding ABC transporter substrate-binding protein, translating into MFSIKPMVKRLALVATLAAALGTSAYAEDLAKIKIGALKFGTVNWLLETIKNNDLAKKNGVDLEIVELSGKDASQVALQGKAVDIVVTDWLWVTRLRSEGTPYTFAPYSNAVGSLMMNPKVGAKSIADLQGKKIGVAGGAVDKSWLLMRAYSQKEIGKDLKDVVEPQFGAPPLLNELALKGDLDGVITFWNYAAPLKAAGFDTMMPLPEVLKALGVNRPLPLIGWVFDEKWADANKTAVQSFLKATEEAQQILLSSDEEWTKLRPMMKAEEDKLFTELRDLYRAGIPKCFGKAEQEASAKAFTLLAGLGGSELVGEAKELAAGTFWSGVADKPCP
- a CDS encoding ABC transporter permease, with the translated sequence MSTLRIEWDKWGRLASLGLFFVVWQLAALYAQTKVLPTPIAVFARLGDELVSGELLFHLSMTLMRVAFAFALAMFVGVVLGIMMGAKPRWNYWLDSLLILFLNIPALVLIILCYVWFGLTDAAAILAVALNKIPTVAINLREGTRAVDKGLLEVAQVYHVSRWDTFWQVYWPQLYPYLFAAGRNGLALIWKIVLVVELLGRSNGVGFQLGTFFQYFDITGILAYTIAFVGVVLLLESTVVRPLEKRLNRWRA
- a CDS encoding ABC transporter ATP-binding protein; translated protein: MSVVLDIQDKTFANGTQALGPLQLSIQTGEFVAIVGPSGAGKTTLLRLIAGLDNEYSGTIQLPSTASTSLDTAFLFQEPRLMPWLSVIDNIRLVIPKAERVLYEPRIKPLLEQVGLHQFANAYPKELSGGMARRVALVRAFVRNPALLLMDEPFQALDAPTANQLRQMVLELWHNTRCTVMLVTHSLREALMLADRVVFLSARPSHIVLDYPVNLTRPRTIESTEIHELHQALLTQYPDLLSGSISEVEPC
- a CDS encoding ATP-binding cassette domain-containing protein, whose amino-acid sequence is MLSVQNVSKSYGSTLALDKISFNLESGFYALLGPNGAGKSTLFQLLTGLFTPDQGEIKVLDISIKDHLPQVLAQIGVVFQQIALDLDLTVQANLQFYGLLHGLSKADIKQRSTEELERLGLAEVLTKTCRSLSGGNRRKVELARALLTHPKVLLMDEATVGLDPASRESLLNQVHQLCIERQMCVLWATHLIDEAEQAKQVLVLHKGKLLAQDAPQSIVQASAEADLLAAFLKLSGQPNTLDKPKVRSL
- a CDS encoding SAM-dependent methyltransferase, with product MQRLSLPVPSAEELAHSQTLQNLIMHQIQASPTHSMSFYDYMNQALYAPQLGYYVAGKTCIGTQGDFITAPELSDLFSMGIAQHCLAFLHSEPNSTVLELGAGSGKMAAALLSYWESQDALPQHYYLLEPSPSLKAQQLATLQARLPHLMDRITWLERLPDQSFQGIILGNEVLDAMPIELIRYEQGQYQQVHVTEHNHQLAFTTRTAPQHLQALIADLSLPSIAGYTTELNPQLNAWVNTLGALLTKGFLLLIDYGYSQAEYYHPDRTQGTLQCFYRHHVHDNPLLYSGLQDITASVDFDALTQAAVKAGFHSTDWTSQAHFLIQNGLEQHFQQLVFSNPELSYSLAQQVRILTLPAEMGERFKVFRADKG
- a CDS encoding pteridine reductase; amino-acid sequence: MGVNTLQGKTILLTGAAKRIGAVTARFLQAQGATVIIHYHQAEQEAQQLAQDLNALRANSCALVRGNLLDTEHLKNLVQEAVAYTGRLDVLINNASTYYATPLETLTLAQWDDLTGVNVKAPIFLAQAAAPYLKQVQGSIVNMVDIHGMRPHNGYIAYGVAKAGLVMATQLLARELGSEVRVNGVAPGAILWPEQGVSSEHQANTLSRTALKRAGTPEDIAKAISFLIQDASYITGQIIAVDGGRLLNY